In Piliocolobus tephrosceles isolate RC106 chromosome 4, ASM277652v3, whole genome shotgun sequence, the following are encoded in one genomic region:
- the FTMT gene encoding ferritin, mitochondrial, producing MLSCFRLLSRHISPSLASLRPIRRCFALPLRWAPGRRPSDPRPIAPRRPLTAASSSGDPTGPAAGSSRVRQNFHPDSEAAINRQINLELYASYVYLSMAYYFSRDDVALNNFARYFLHQSRQETEHAEKLMRLQNQRGGRICLQDIKKPDQDDWKSGLHAMECALLLEKSVNQSLLELHTLASDKGDPHLCDFLETYYLNEQVKSIKELGDHVHNLVKLGAPDAGLAEYLFDIHSLGNENKQN from the coding sequence ATGCTGTCCTGTTTCAGGCTCCTCTCCAGGCACATCAGCCCTTCGCTGGCGTCTCTGCGCCCCATACGCCGCTGCTTCGCGCTCCCGCTGCGTTGGGCCCCGGGGCGCCGCCCCTCGGATCCCAGGCCGATCGCCCCCCGCCGCCCCCTGACCGCAGCCTCCTCCTCCGGGGACCCTACCGGTCCCGCAGCCGGCTCCTCTCGGGTGCGCCAGAACTTCCACCCCGACTCCGAGGCTGCCATCAACCGCCAGATCAACCTCGAGCTCTATGCGTCCTACGTATACTTGTCCATGGCCTATTACTTCTCCCGGGATGACGTGGCCTTGAACAACTTCGCCAGGTATTTCCTTCACCAGTCCCGACAGGAGACAGAGCACGCGGAGAAGCTGATGAGGCTGCAGAACCAGCGAGGAGGCCGGATCTGCCTGCAGGACATTAAGAAGCCGGACCAGGACGACTGGAAAAGCGGGCTGCATGCCATGGAGTGTGCTCTGCTCTTGGAAAAGAGTGTGAACCAGTCGTTGCTGGAATTGCACACTCTAGCCTCTGACAAAGGTGACCCCCATTTGTGCGACTTCCTGGAAACCTACTATCTGAATGAGCAGGTGAAGTCTATCAAAGAACTAGGTGACCACGTGCACAACTTAGTGAAGCTGGGGGCCCCGGATGCTGGCCTGGCGGAGTACCTTTTTGACATACATTCCCTTGGAAATGAAAACAAGCAGAACTAA